The Castanea sativa cultivar Marrone di Chiusa Pesio chromosome 11, ASM4071231v1 genome contains a region encoding:
- the LOC142616416 gene encoding uncharacterized protein LOC142616416, whose amino-acid sequence MFTDKGEAGLSVVICNHAGEIIVALFEKIPQPPSVICLELLVVRRAAIFVHEVGLHESILEGDSETVIKSLQKGDMFQSAYGHLFKDTMFYVNSLRSYSFSHTYRKGNSVADALAKKARFSSDLTVWMESLPPDINTFVLADMPLS is encoded by the coding sequence ATGTTCACAGACAAGGGAGAGGCAGGCTTGAGTGTGGTAATATGTAACCATGCAGGAGAAATCATCGTGGCTCTCTTTGAAAAAATCCCACAACCCCCTTCAGTTATTTGTTTGGAGTTACTAGTAGTAAGGCGTGCTGCCATTTTTGTCCATGAAGTGGGTCTCCATGAgtccattttggaaggagactCAGAAACTGTCATCAAATCCCTTCAAAAAGGTGATATGTTTCAATCTGCTTATGGCCATCTCTTTAAAGACACTATGTTCTATGTCAATTCCTTGAGATCTTATAGTTTTTCTCATACCTATAGGAAAGGAAATTCTGTAGCTGATGCTTTAGCAAAAAAAGCTAGATTTAGTTCTGATTTAACCGTTTGGATGGAGTCTCTTCCACCAGATATCAACACTTTTGTATTGGCAGATATGCCTCTTTCTTGA
- the LOC142614496 gene encoding uncharacterized protein LOC142614496 has translation MMEDFEKKVSITEKMESDFDEAACSSSSSSTTTSASKTVHLLRSFLAIQERRAQAYSKLKSGFAEYMVSGGELAYQQLCSEITQEFNDCSKQVLEMESLFMNPDYCRIDLAQLLRAIQTQEKQKLQLTATIQLLKKAGRPSERLVSHENCRYKTAMEHECVHVHEITEDAGTEEAEANAEYDNALKEAIRGVQNAVTAINEHLEEVRYEIAALETE, from the exons ATGATGGAAGATTTTGAGAAGAAGGTTTCGATAACTGAAAAAATGGAGTCTGACTTTGACGAAGCCGCctgctcctcctcctcctcctccaccaccacctctGCCTCCAAAACCGTCCATCTGCTTCGCAGTTTTCTTGCCATTCAAGAACGCAGAGCCCAAGCCTATTCCAAACTCAAGAG TGGGTTTGCTGAGTATATGGTATCTGGAGGAGAATTAGCTTATCAACAACTTTGTAGCGAGATCACACAAGAGTTCAACGATTGCTCCAAACAA GTCCTTGAAATGGAGTCGCTATTTATGAATCCTGATTACTGCCGAATTGATCTAGCTCAGTTGCTAAGAGCCATTCAAACGCAGGAAAAGCAGAAGTTGCAACTG ACAGCTACAATTCAGTTGTTAAAGAAGGCTGGTCGTCCCTCGGAACGTCTAGTGAGCCATGAGAACTGCAGGTATAAGACGGCAATGGAGCATGAGTGTGTCCACGTCCATGAGATAACTGAAGATGCCGGAACTGAAGAGGCAGAGGCAAATGCTGAGTACGATAATGCTCTCAAGGAGGCCATTAGGGGTGTGCAGAATGCTGTGACAGCCATAAATGAACATTTAGAAGAAGTCAGATATGAAATTGCAGCCCTCGAAACTGAGTGA